The Bos indicus x Bos taurus breed Angus x Brahman F1 hybrid chromosome 15, Bos_hybrid_MaternalHap_v2.0, whole genome shotgun sequence genome includes a window with the following:
- the ATG16L2 gene encoding autophagy-related protein 16-2 isoform X2 has product MEGPGVLGAPAARWKRHIVRQLRQRDRTQKALFLELVPAYNRLLEKAELLARFSEELQPEPDDVTPSVHQGPWEKESHQGLSPAALRVKWQEEVEGLRLVCGEMAYQVVEKSATLGTLESQLEERQSRLAALRARVEQLEEVRAKKAGQVHARRALNEEQRAAYEALRARVGHQEAALRRLEEEARDLLERLVQRKARAAAERNLRNERRERAKQARVSQELKKAAKRTVSISESPDTLGDGIREEAETLVVAAKPGSLESEAGEKWKRPFSFKKRRGHSIGGAPEQRYQSIPVYVTTRLPTQAHDVLDAHLSEVSAVRFGPNSSLLATGGADRLILLWNVVGGHLKANQTLEGAGGSITSVDFDPSGSQLLAATYNKAAQLWKVGEAQSKETLSGHTDKVTAAKFKLTRHQAVTGSRDRTVKEWDLCRAYCSRTINVLSYCNDVVCGDHIIISGHNDQKIRFWDSRGPRCTQVIPVQGRVTSLSLSHDQLHLLSCSRDDTLKVIDLRVSNIRQVFRADGFKCGSDWTKAVFSPDRSYALAGSWDGALYIWNVDTGKLESSLRGPHSAAVNAVAWCYSGNHVVSVDQARKVVLWH; this is encoded by the exons ATGGAGGGGCCCGGCGTCCTCGGCGCCCCCGCCGCCCGCTGGAAGCGCCACATCGTGCGGCAGCTTCGACAGCGGGATCGAACGCAAAAGGCCCTATTCCTGGAGCTGGTGCCGGCCT ATAACCGCCTCCTGGAGAAAGCTGAGCTGCTGGCCCGATTCTCAGAGGagctgcagccagagccagacGATGTCACTCCCTCTGTCCACCAGGGTCCCTG GGAGAAGGAGTCACACCAAGGCCTATCACCAGCAGCTCTGAGGGTGAAGTGGCAAGAGGAGGTGGAGGGGCTCCGGCTGGTGTGTGGAGAG ATGGCCTACCAGGTGGTGGAGAAGAGCGCGACCCTGGGCACTTTGGAGTCGCAGCTGGAGGAGCGGCAGAGCAG GCTGGCAGCTCTGAGGGCCCGCGTGGAGCAGCTGGAGGAGGTTCGCGCGAAGAAGGCCGGACAGGTGCACGCGCGGCGCGCGCTGAATGAGGAGCAGCGCGCGGCTTACGAGGCGCTGCGCGCGCGCGTTGGGCACCAGGAGGCGGCTCTGCGCAGGCTCGAGGAGGAGGCGCGCGACCTGCTGGAGAGGCTGGTGCAGCGCAAGGCGCGCGCCGCCGCCGAGCGCAACCTACGCAATGAGCGCAGGGAAAG GGCCAAGCAAGCGCGGGTGTCCCAGGAGCTGAAGAAGGCAGCCAAGCGGACAGTGAGCATAAGCGA GAGCCCAGACACACTAGGCGATGGGATCAGAGAGGAAGCAGAAACTCTGGTCGTGGCTGCTAAGCCAGGGTCCCTGGAGAGTGAGGCTGGTGAGAAATGGAAGCGGCCCTTCAG TTTCAAGAAGAGAAGAGGCCACTCAATCGGGGGAGCCCCTGAGCAGCGATACCAGAGCATCCCCGTGTATGTGACCACCCGACTTCCCACCCAAGCTCATGATGTGCTG GATGCCCACCTCTCCGAGGTCAGTGCTGTTCGTTTTGGCCCCAACAGCAGCCTCCTGGCTACCGGAGGGGCTGACCGCCTCATCCTCCTCTGGAATGTCGTGGGAG GGCACCTGAAGGCCAACCAGACTCTTGAAGGAGCTGGCGGCAGCATCACCAGTGTGGACTTTGACCCCTCG GGCTCCCAGCTACTGGCAGCTACTTACAATAAGGCCGCCCAGCTCTGGAAAGTTGGGGAGGCACAGTCCAAG GAGACACTATCTGGACACACAGACAAGGTGACGGCTGCCAAATTCAAGCTGACGAGGCACCAGGCAGTGACCGGGAGCCGGGACCGAACAGTGAAGGAGTGGGACCTCTGCCGAGCCTACT GTTCCAGGACCATCAATGTCCTTTCCTACTGTAACGACGTGGTGTGTGGGGACCATATCATCATTAGTGGTCACAATGACCAGAAGATCCGGTTCTGGGACAGCAG GGGGCCCCGCTGCACCCAGGTCATCCCTGTGCAAGGCCGGgtcacctccctgagcctcagccaTGACCAGCTGCATCTGCTCAGCTGTTCCCGAGATGACACACTCAAGGTCATTGACCTGCGTGTCAGCAACATCCGCCAGGTGTTCAG GGCTGATGGTTTCAAGTGCGGTTCTGACTGGACCAAAGCCGTGTTCAG CCCAGACAGAAGCTATGCCCTAGCAGGGTCCTGGGATGGAGCCCTTTACATCTGGAACGTGGACACTgggaaactagagagtagccttcGGGGACCCCACAG cgCTGCTGTCAACGCCGTGGCCTGGTGCTACTCTGGGAACCACGTGGTGAGCGTGGACCAGGCCAGGAAGGTTGTGCTCTGGCACTAG
- the ATG16L2 gene encoding autophagy-related protein 16-2 isoform X1, whose protein sequence is MEGPGVLGAPAARWKRHIVRQLRQRDRTQKALFLELVPAYNRLLEKAELLARFSEELQPEPDDVTPSVHQGPWEKESHQGLSPAALRVKWQEEVEGLRLVCGEMAYQVVEKSATLGTLESQLEERQSRLAALRARVEQLEEVRAKKAGQVHARRALNEEQRAAYEALRARVGHQEAALRRLEEEARDLLERLVQRKARAAAERNLRNERRERAKQARVSQELKKAAKRTVSISESPDTLGDGIREEAETLVVAAKPGSLESEAGEKWKRPFRSASATSLTMSRCVDVVKGLLDFKKRRGHSIGGAPEQRYQSIPVYVTTRLPTQAHDVLDAHLSEVSAVRFGPNSSLLATGGADRLILLWNVVGGHLKANQTLEGAGGSITSVDFDPSGSQLLAATYNKAAQLWKVGEAQSKETLSGHTDKVTAAKFKLTRHQAVTGSRDRTVKEWDLCRAYCSRTINVLSYCNDVVCGDHIIISGHNDQKIRFWDSRGPRCTQVIPVQGRVTSLSLSHDQLHLLSCSRDDTLKVIDLRVSNIRQVFRADGFKCGSDWTKAVFSPDRSYALAGSWDGALYIWNVDTGKLESSLRGPHSAAVNAVAWCYSGNHVVSVDQARKVVLWH, encoded by the exons ATGGAGGGGCCCGGCGTCCTCGGCGCCCCCGCCGCCCGCTGGAAGCGCCACATCGTGCGGCAGCTTCGACAGCGGGATCGAACGCAAAAGGCCCTATTCCTGGAGCTGGTGCCGGCCT ATAACCGCCTCCTGGAGAAAGCTGAGCTGCTGGCCCGATTCTCAGAGGagctgcagccagagccagacGATGTCACTCCCTCTGTCCACCAGGGTCCCTG GGAGAAGGAGTCACACCAAGGCCTATCACCAGCAGCTCTGAGGGTGAAGTGGCAAGAGGAGGTGGAGGGGCTCCGGCTGGTGTGTGGAGAG ATGGCCTACCAGGTGGTGGAGAAGAGCGCGACCCTGGGCACTTTGGAGTCGCAGCTGGAGGAGCGGCAGAGCAG GCTGGCAGCTCTGAGGGCCCGCGTGGAGCAGCTGGAGGAGGTTCGCGCGAAGAAGGCCGGACAGGTGCACGCGCGGCGCGCGCTGAATGAGGAGCAGCGCGCGGCTTACGAGGCGCTGCGCGCGCGCGTTGGGCACCAGGAGGCGGCTCTGCGCAGGCTCGAGGAGGAGGCGCGCGACCTGCTGGAGAGGCTGGTGCAGCGCAAGGCGCGCGCCGCCGCCGAGCGCAACCTACGCAATGAGCGCAGGGAAAG GGCCAAGCAAGCGCGGGTGTCCCAGGAGCTGAAGAAGGCAGCCAAGCGGACAGTGAGCATAAGCGA GAGCCCAGACACACTAGGCGATGGGATCAGAGAGGAAGCAGAAACTCTGGTCGTGGCTGCTAAGCCAGGGTCCCTGGAGAGTGAGGCTGGTGAGAAATGGAAGCGGCCCTTCAG GTCAGCCTCTGCCACCTCCCTGACGATGTCCCGCTGTGTGGATGTAGTGAAGGGGCTTCTGGA TTTCAAGAAGAGAAGAGGCCACTCAATCGGGGGAGCCCCTGAGCAGCGATACCAGAGCATCCCCGTGTATGTGACCACCCGACTTCCCACCCAAGCTCATGATGTGCTG GATGCCCACCTCTCCGAGGTCAGTGCTGTTCGTTTTGGCCCCAACAGCAGCCTCCTGGCTACCGGAGGGGCTGACCGCCTCATCCTCCTCTGGAATGTCGTGGGAG GGCACCTGAAGGCCAACCAGACTCTTGAAGGAGCTGGCGGCAGCATCACCAGTGTGGACTTTGACCCCTCG GGCTCCCAGCTACTGGCAGCTACTTACAATAAGGCCGCCCAGCTCTGGAAAGTTGGGGAGGCACAGTCCAAG GAGACACTATCTGGACACACAGACAAGGTGACGGCTGCCAAATTCAAGCTGACGAGGCACCAGGCAGTGACCGGGAGCCGGGACCGAACAGTGAAGGAGTGGGACCTCTGCCGAGCCTACT GTTCCAGGACCATCAATGTCCTTTCCTACTGTAACGACGTGGTGTGTGGGGACCATATCATCATTAGTGGTCACAATGACCAGAAGATCCGGTTCTGGGACAGCAG GGGGCCCCGCTGCACCCAGGTCATCCCTGTGCAAGGCCGGgtcacctccctgagcctcagccaTGACCAGCTGCATCTGCTCAGCTGTTCCCGAGATGACACACTCAAGGTCATTGACCTGCGTGTCAGCAACATCCGCCAGGTGTTCAG GGCTGATGGTTTCAAGTGCGGTTCTGACTGGACCAAAGCCGTGTTCAG CCCAGACAGAAGCTATGCCCTAGCAGGGTCCTGGGATGGAGCCCTTTACATCTGGAACGTGGACACTgggaaactagagagtagccttcGGGGACCCCACAG cgCTGCTGTCAACGCCGTGGCCTGGTGCTACTCTGGGAACCACGTGGTGAGCGTGGACCAGGCCAGGAAGGTTGTGCTCTGGCACTAG